Proteins encoded by one window of Sulfurospirillum barnesii SES-3:
- a CDS encoding DUF2325 domain-containing protein encodes MSAVLVIGGDKIDSITSVLQDFSFEKVTHWDARNPSVVKKEIPQDVKLVIMLTNFLNHNAMNKFKNEAKRKAIEFICAKRSESSVFCELCKKYNPNGCLLDKK; translated from the coding sequence ATGTCAGCAGTTCTTGTCATCGGTGGAGATAAAATTGATTCCATTACCTCTGTTTTACAGGATTTCTCTTTTGAGAAGGTTACGCACTGGGATGCACGAAACCCTTCCGTGGTGAAAAAAGAGATTCCTCAAGATGTGAAGTTGGTGATTATGCTCACAAACTTTTTAAACCATAATGCGATGAATAAATTTAAAAATGAAGCCAAACGCAAGGCAATTGAATTTATTTGTGCAAAACGCTCTGAGAGTTCCGTGTTTTGTGAGCTCTGTAAAAAATACAATCCAAACGGATGTCTTCTCGATAAAAAATAG
- a CDS encoding nickel/cobalt transporter encodes MFSSLAIYFAEANRYFNTQLSIHFRNIDEGSLSATLFIFALSFTYGVLHALGPGHGKALVAGYLLANPAKKAHVFQLGFLIALIHASSALIVTLVAYYFIQISAMKLFHRVNPPLFQISGVLIIILGVWLLYEVWQSRNITKECVKPHKSRFGVILLAGIVPCPGVITLCFFAITLGHMGIGMIAALFMSLGMGLTISLAGLLVHTFQKSRPVVTQPRWFWVLRLLGVLCVIALGVWFVSNPISSRAF; translated from the coding sequence ATGTTCTCAAGCCTTGCCATTTATTTTGCCGAAGCCAATCGTTATTTTAATACCCAACTCTCAATACATTTTCGTAACATTGATGAGGGAAGTTTGAGTGCGACACTCTTTATTTTTGCCCTCTCTTTTACGTATGGAGTTTTGCATGCCTTAGGACCTGGGCATGGAAAAGCATTGGTAGCAGGCTACCTTTTAGCCAATCCTGCTAAAAAGGCGCATGTTTTTCAATTGGGTTTTTTAATTGCACTCATTCATGCATCCTCAGCACTTATCGTCACACTGGTCGCTTATTATTTCATTCAAATCAGCGCCATGAAACTCTTTCACCGTGTCAATCCCCCACTCTTTCAAATCTCAGGCGTGTTGATTATTATTCTAGGGGTTTGGTTGCTTTATGAAGTGTGGCAATCCCGTAACATAACAAAAGAGTGTGTTAAACCCCATAAAAGTCGTTTTGGGGTTATCCTCTTAGCGGGTATTGTGCCCTGTCCTGGCGTCATTACATTGTGCTTTTTTGCCATTACCCTAGGGCATATGGGTATTGGTATGATTGCTGCACTTTTTATGAGCCTTGGCATGGGGCTTACCATTTCACTTGCGGGGCTTTTGGTGCATACCTTTCAAAAATCTCGCCCCGTAGTAACCCAACCTCGTTGGTTTTGGGTTTTACGACTTTTAGGCGTGCTTTGTGTCATTGCTTTAGGCGTTTGGTTTGTCTCAAACCCCATCTCATCACGGGCTTTTTAA
- a CDS encoding nickel/cobalt transporter, which yields MFKKALLLTLLACHLNACALCALYTPSATVNIHLDGTPTHLDSITFQWTFTQDFIKVLLERYDSNKNQKLDKNELERIKIILENYIHKHRYLTQIEYLNATASMQEQTTQLPLHVSEKNLFLEGETLLFTFKASLHQPLSPNDEITFVIEDKEGYFNFLIHDITHGIEKPFAMEYNLYNHVAFLKITDTLVPQHTLDANHVAHEPRSTPPAMQQPTNSTPSWLQTHLTQMQERIQETMKSLKEQATLGAYALFLGSSFLYGLLHAAGPGHGKALVSSYLFASSHRYPKAITMSALIGLVHTFSAFILTLIIYALFDLFFNAFFTNVTYYATKLSALMIIGIAGYLAWKKLSALKHTPKIVSFSAHPFACHCAGCSQKSQSTDWGVVLSAGIVPCPGTITIFIFALSTGAYLLGFLAALSMSLGMSFMIALASLSTLFAKNRFKTHNTKMIFYSESLSLIIMLSLGIVLLFL from the coding sequence GTGTTCAAAAAAGCCCTTCTTTTAACCCTACTTGCGTGTCACCTTAATGCCTGTGCCTTGTGTGCACTTTACACCCCCTCGGCAACAGTCAATATTCACCTAGATGGAACGCCCACACATCTTGATTCCATTACCTTTCAATGGACGTTTACACAAGATTTTATCAAAGTGCTCCTCGAACGCTACGATAGCAATAAAAACCAAAAACTCGATAAAAATGAACTTGAACGCATTAAAATTATTTTGGAAAATTATATTCACAAACACCGTTACTTGACACAGATTGAATACCTCAATGCAACAGCTTCTATGCAAGAACAGACCACGCAACTTCCTTTACATGTAAGCGAAAAAAATCTTTTTTTAGAGGGTGAAACGCTTTTGTTTACCTTTAAAGCTTCTTTGCATCAGCCCCTTAGTCCCAACGATGAAATCACCTTTGTGATTGAAGATAAAGAGGGCTATTTTAACTTTTTAATCCACGATATTACCCATGGCATCGAAAAACCTTTTGCCATGGAATATAACCTCTATAACCACGTTGCCTTTCTTAAAATTACCGATACGTTGGTACCTCAACATACCTTAGACGCAAACCATGTGGCACACGAACCACGCTCAACACCTCCTGCGATGCAACAACCCACAAACTCCACACCATCATGGCTTCAAACCCATTTAACACAGATGCAAGAGCGTATTCAAGAAACCATGAAAAGCCTTAAAGAGCAGGCAACACTAGGGGCATATGCTCTCTTTTTAGGCAGTTCTTTTTTATACGGTCTGCTTCACGCCGCAGGACCAGGGCATGGTAAAGCACTGGTCAGTTCGTATCTCTTTGCCTCATCGCATCGCTACCCAAAAGCCATCACGATGTCCGCACTGATTGGGCTTGTGCATACCTTCTCTGCGTTTATTCTCACGCTTATTATTTACGCACTTTTTGATCTTTTCTTCAATGCCTTTTTTACCAACGTCACCTACTATGCCACCAAACTCTCCGCCCTTATGATTATAGGTATCGCTGGCTATTTAGCCTGGAAAAAACTAAGCGCCTTAAAACACACACCTAAAATCGTAAGCTTTTCTGCACATCCTTTTGCGTGTCACTGTGCTGGATGCTCCCAAAAATCTCAAAGTACGGATTGGGGCGTGGTCTTAAGTGCAGGCATTGTACCCTGCCCTGGTACCATAACAATTTTTATTTTCGCACTGAGTACAGGTGCGTACCTTTTGGGGTTTTTAGCGGCATTAAGCATGAGTTTAGGCATGAGTTTTATGATTGCTTTGGCTTCTCTTTCGACACTCTTTGCGAAAAATCGCTTCAAAACGCACAATACAAAAATGATTTTTTACAGTGAAAGCCTTAGCCTTATCATTATGCTAAGCCTTGGCATTGTTTTACTTTTTCTCTAG
- a CDS encoding DUF1007 family protein, with the protein MVFFRLLFYACTMHTFMYAHPHVFLDTYVEVLPDKIRVNWVFDEMSSAMLMEDYDKNRDKKLDANEVAFMEKDHFKALEPYSYFMHIFDGKNESDIHETNEFSALFEKRKLIYAFSIAKPKIKKYELRFYDPEMFVALILKKKFLTCKEVKCSVEGYDADFYYAYKVMIHE; encoded by the coding sequence ATGGTGTTTTTTCGCTTACTTTTTTACGCCTGTACGATGCATACTTTCATGTATGCCCATCCACACGTCTTTTTAGACACCTACGTCGAGGTTTTACCTGATAAAATTCGTGTAAACTGGGTCTTTGATGAGATGAGTTCTGCTATGCTGATGGAAGATTACGATAAAAACAGAGATAAAAAACTAGATGCCAACGAAGTGGCGTTTATGGAAAAAGATCATTTTAAAGCCCTTGAGCCATACAGTTATTTTATGCATATTTTTGATGGCAAAAACGAATCAGACATTCATGAAACGAACGAATTTAGTGCCCTTTTTGAAAAGAGAAAACTGATTTATGCGTTTAGTATTGCCAAACCAAAAATTAAAAAATACGAACTTCGTTTTTATGACCCTGAAATGTTCGTTGCGCTGATTCTCAAAAAGAAATTTCTTACATGTAAAGAGGTGAAGTGCAGTGTTGAGGGATATGATGCGGATTTTTATTATGCGTATAAAGTGATGATTCACGAATAA
- a CDS encoding flavodoxin — MKIGVFYGSTNGNTADAAEKIKKHFNAEIHDVGKLNSSDELAQYDVIVLGTSTWYDGELQDDWESFIAHLKAADFSGKTVALFGLGDQEGYGSDYVSGMRQIYDVVIEKGAKVIGAWEDKGYSYEHSASVIDGKFVGLALDEDNQSELSDGRIASWCAQLDTELKASA, encoded by the coding sequence ATGAAAATAGGCGTTTTTTATGGCAGTACCAATGGAAATACTGCAGATGCTGCAGAAAAAATTAAAAAGCATTTTAATGCAGAGATTCACGATGTTGGTAAATTAAATAGTAGCGATGAGCTTGCACAGTATGATGTGATAGTTTTAGGGACATCTACATGGTACGATGGTGAATTGCAAGATGACTGGGAAAGTTTTATAGCGCATCTCAAAGCAGCAGATTTTAGTGGAAAAACCGTCGCACTTTTTGGTTTAGGTGATCAAGAAGGGTATGGCAGTGATTATGTCAGCGGTATGCGTCAGATTTACGATGTGGTAATAGAAAAAGGTGCGAAAGTCATTGGTGCATGGGAAGATAAAGGGTATTCATACGAACACTCAGCATCGGTGATTGATGGTAAATTTGTAGGGCTTGCTTTGGATGAGGACAATCAAAGTGAACTCAGCGATGGGCGTATTGCTTCATGGTGCGCACAATTAGATACTGAGTTAAAAGCAAGCGCATGA
- a CDS encoding LysE family translocator, producing the protein MPLELWTFLVAITLLSMTPGADTLIVIRNTLRGGAYDGLVSSLGICLGLFVHATLSAVGISAILLYSATAFMVLKTLGALYLIWLGFNALKSFWNAKNMRQKAVEKHPFSFWISLQEGFLSNVLNPKAVIFYMAFLPHFISHEHSALSQSLFLALLHFIIASLWQAMIVYTIVKANGFITKKSVRQSLDALSGSIMIALGIRLFLEER; encoded by the coding sequence ATGCCACTAGAGCTTTGGACGTTTCTGGTTGCCATTACACTGCTGAGTATGACGCCAGGAGCAGATACGTTGATTGTTATTCGCAACACCCTAAGAGGTGGCGCATACGATGGTTTGGTTTCAAGCTTGGGCATTTGTTTGGGACTCTTTGTGCATGCAACACTCTCAGCCGTAGGTATTTCAGCCATTTTGCTCTACTCAGCAACAGCGTTTATGGTGCTTAAAACACTGGGGGCTCTTTATCTTATCTGGTTAGGTTTTAATGCCCTAAAATCATTTTGGAATGCTAAAAATATGCGCCAAAAAGCGGTGGAAAAACACCCATTTTCGTTTTGGATCTCTTTACAGGAGGGGTTTTTATCGAATGTGTTAAATCCAAAAGCAGTGATTTTTTACATGGCATTTTTACCACATTTTATCTCACATGAACATTCTGCACTCAGTCAATCACTCTTTTTAGCCTTGCTTCATTTCATCATTGCAAGCCTTTGGCAAGCCATGATTGTGTATACAATTGTCAAAGCCAATGGATTTATCACCAAAAAAAGTGTGCGTCAAAGTCTGGATGCCCTCTCAGGTAGTATTATGATAGCCCTTGGCATCCGACTTTTTTTAGAGGAACGCTAA
- a CDS encoding TIGR01777 family oxidoreductase yields the protein MKIAMTGASGFVANALKKRFPDVVVIERSDDLNTIVQKLKGVYAVFNLAGAPIAAKWDEAYKKVLWSSRIETTKKLVEAINQSEVEHLISTSAVGIYPSNVPSDERSEKLGEDFLAHLAIAWEGEARKCTKKTTIVRFGVVLGRGGGALEKMLPAFRIGLGGIIGNGAMVMSWVDIDDLVSIYAFVLEHQLEGIFNATSPQPLTNFRFTTMLGKVLRRPTFFPVPAFIIKMLFGEGATVLLDSKEAYPKALLEKGFVFEYGDLEHSLRKILA from the coding sequence ATGAAAATTGCAATGACAGGTGCGAGTGGCTTTGTTGCCAATGCCCTAAAGAAAAGATTCCCTGATGTGGTGGTTATTGAACGAAGTGATGACCTTAACACCATTGTTCAAAAACTCAAAGGAGTGTATGCGGTCTTTAATCTTGCGGGTGCGCCCATTGCTGCTAAGTGGGATGAGGCGTATAAAAAAGTGCTGTGGAGCAGTCGAATAGAGACCACTAAGAAACTTGTTGAAGCGATCAATCAAAGTGAGGTAGAGCACCTTATTTCTACCTCTGCTGTGGGCATTTATCCTAGTAATGTGCCCAGCGATGAAAGAAGTGAAAAATTGGGAGAGGATTTTTTAGCGCACCTTGCCATTGCGTGGGAAGGAGAAGCTCGTAAATGCACGAAGAAGACAACGATAGTACGTTTTGGAGTGGTTTTAGGTCGTGGGGGTGGCGCACTGGAGAAGATGCTCCCTGCGTTTAGAATCGGTTTGGGTGGTATTATTGGAAATGGGGCGATGGTGATGAGTTGGGTGGATATAGATGATTTAGTCTCTATCTATGCCTTTGTCTTAGAGCATCAACTGGAGGGTATTTTTAATGCCACATCGCCCCAACCACTGACCAATTTTCGCTTCACCACAATGTTAGGAAAAGTCTTGCGTAGACCCACATTTTTTCCTGTTCCTGCTTTTATTATTAAAATGCTTTTTGGGGAGGGCGCAACGGTTTTACTTGATAGTAAAGAGGCGTACCCCAAAGCCTTGTTGGAAAAGGGTTTTGTCTTTGAATACGGCGATTTGGAGCATTCCCTTAGAAAAATTCTCGCTTAG
- a CDS encoding LysE family transporter: MSLDIWLTMLVASILISISPGAGAVVSMNYGLKYGLKRSYAAIFGLQAGLFAQTFIVVVGLGSLIMKSLLLFNIIKWIGVVYLVFLGVMKFIEKPHLPDDTQNIKRYSASKAFIQATLINLTNIKATVFLVAFIPQFLNPNAPLLGQFVIICATLISVDIIVMTGYSSLASKLKHVIKSLRAIQIQNRLTGAFLLLAAFFISTAKRT, encoded by the coding sequence ATGTCTTTAGATATTTGGCTCACCATGCTTGTGGCGTCTATTCTTATCAGTATCTCTCCTGGGGCTGGTGCGGTTGTGTCTATGAATTATGGATTAAAATACGGACTAAAACGCTCGTATGCAGCTATTTTTGGTTTGCAAGCAGGCTTGTTTGCCCAAACCTTTATTGTAGTAGTTGGCTTAGGCTCATTGATTATGAAATCGCTCTTACTCTTTAACATTATCAAATGGATTGGCGTGGTGTATTTAGTCTTTTTAGGAGTGATGAAATTTATTGAAAAGCCTCATTTACCTGATGATACCCAAAACATTAAGCGCTACAGTGCTTCAAAAGCCTTTATACAAGCCACACTGATTAATCTAACCAACATTAAAGCAACGGTCTTTTTGGTGGCGTTTATTCCTCAGTTTCTCAACCCAAATGCACCACTTCTTGGGCAATTTGTCATTATTTGCGCTACCTTAATTAGTGTTGATATTATCGTGATGACAGGCTACAGCTCATTGGCTTCAAAGCTTAAACATGTCATCAAATCTCTCCGAGCGATTCAAATTCAAAACCGACTTACAGGTGCTTTTTTACTTTTAGCAGCCTTTTTTATCTCAACTGCTAAACGTACGTAA
- a CDS encoding arsenate reductase family protein, with translation MIKVYGITTCGSVKKALSFFKAKVIPYSFVDLKTTQISEETLEEWLSKQPLLRLFNTKGTKFKTLNLSKELSDEAKKEWLLKEQLLFKRPIVECEDGALLVGFDEELYLRTFSS, from the coding sequence ATGATTAAAGTGTATGGTATTACAACGTGTGGGAGTGTGAAAAAAGCGCTCTCTTTTTTTAAAGCTAAGGTGATTCCTTACAGCTTTGTGGATTTAAAAACGACACAAATCAGTGAAGAAACCTTAGAAGAGTGGCTTAGCAAACAACCACTTTTGCGTTTATTTAATACCAAAGGAACGAAATTTAAAACGCTCAATCTCTCCAAAGAGCTCAGCGATGAAGCGAAAAAAGAGTGGCTTTTAAAAGAGCAGTTACTCTTTAAGCGCCCCATTGTTGAGTGTGAGGATGGAGCGCTGTTGGTGGGTTTTGATGAGGAGCTTTATTTACGTACGTTTAGCAGTTGA
- a CDS encoding diguanylate cyclase yields the protein MGLRGKLFIFMGVIFIFFSLSIWMYSSSLLNHINEKWAERFIKKQMIFDKNRTLLPLLYEVDIAKEMAKEPAILAMALDDTNPVIREEGLKVLEAYRLKYYGHTYFAGFAKSNYYYFNDSHYRYDGTESQYILSAFNPNDRWFFDMLLEKSEYRIHVNMDEAAGGKTFVWVNVPIRHEGHIIGVVGTGLDFNRFMLESVGIEQEGVKTFFTNHEFMIQAQRSATMPTPEKREASYQSRENIETLFTHPLDRKKMRETAQYLKEHPSEIVTFWVEYEGVKKHLGMSYLEDLEWFNFTLIDEKELEVFRSFSLFPILCFLFLMVLSIVGFALNILILKPIQELQRAMGRVEQGDYAIDVSPVGSSEIRELSEHFITMIHYVRRNNEALEEKVKERTQGLRESEAKLNTILDSVEAFIYIKDTQYRYMYANKKTCELFGIGLEGLIGKEDDDFFEEESAKNIRMYDEEVIEYGRKVTREESNTDRITQQKRTYLSTKIPLRNANGMIYALCGISTDISERKKIEEVIHDLAYHDALTRLPNRRMFNEQFALILAQAKRQKNHGALMVIDLDNFKPLNDTFGHHAGDVLLMEVARRLKACVREVDFVGRFGGDEFIVVLGNLSEDKERAKEEAMQIGAKIRLHVSQPYSIALEEDGLQKTITHHCTASIGVRLFGHKKEHKEQLFVQADSAMYQAKQNGRNRIEFYEEENV from the coding sequence ATGGGTCTTAGAGGTAAGTTATTCATTTTTATGGGAGTTATTTTTATCTTTTTTTCTTTGTCTATTTGGATGTATTCTTCAAGCTTACTCAATCACATTAATGAAAAATGGGCAGAGCGTTTTATAAAAAAACAGATGATTTTTGATAAAAATCGCACGCTTTTACCGCTTTTATATGAAGTTGATATTGCCAAAGAGATGGCAAAAGAGCCTGCTATTCTTGCCATGGCATTGGATGATACCAATCCTGTGATAAGAGAAGAGGGATTAAAGGTTTTAGAAGCGTACCGTTTAAAATACTACGGTCATACTTATTTTGCAGGTTTTGCTAAAAGTAACTATTACTATTTTAATGATTCACACTACCGTTATGATGGTACAGAGTCTCAATACATTCTCTCTGCTTTTAATCCCAATGATCGTTGGTTTTTTGATATGCTCTTGGAGAAGAGTGAGTACCGCATTCACGTGAATATGGATGAAGCAGCAGGAGGCAAAACCTTTGTTTGGGTCAATGTGCCGATACGTCATGAGGGTCATATTATAGGGGTGGTTGGTACGGGGCTTGATTTTAATCGTTTTATGTTGGAATCGGTGGGTATTGAGCAAGAGGGGGTGAAAACATTTTTTACCAATCATGAATTTATGATTCAAGCCCAGCGTAGCGCCACCATGCCAACACCTGAAAAACGTGAAGCTTCATACCAAAGCCGTGAAAATATTGAAACACTTTTTACCCATCCTTTAGATCGAAAAAAGATGAGAGAAACAGCGCAATATTTAAAGGAACACCCGTCTGAAATTGTGACATTTTGGGTGGAGTATGAAGGCGTTAAAAAACATTTGGGCATGAGCTATTTAGAAGATCTTGAGTGGTTTAATTTTACCTTGATTGATGAAAAAGAGCTTGAAGTATTTAGGAGTTTTTCGCTCTTCCCCATTTTATGCTTTTTATTTTTAATGGTATTATCAATTGTTGGGTTTGCGCTAAACATTCTGATTTTAAAACCCATTCAAGAGTTGCAAAGGGCAATGGGTCGTGTTGAACAAGGCGATTATGCGATTGATGTCTCTCCTGTGGGAAGTTCTGAAATTAGGGAATTATCAGAGCATTTTATCACCATGATTCATTATGTTCGCCGTAACAATGAAGCCCTTGAAGAGAAAGTGAAAGAGCGAACACAGGGGCTTAGAGAGAGTGAAGCAAAACTCAATACCATTTTAGATTCGGTGGAAGCATTTATTTATATTAAAGATACCCAGTACCGTTACATGTACGCCAATAAAAAAACCTGTGAACTTTTTGGTATCGGTCTTGAGGGATTAATAGGTAAAGAGGATGATGATTTTTTTGAGGAAGAGAGTGCAAAAAATATTCGTATGTATGATGAAGAAGTCATTGAATATGGGCGAAAAGTGACACGAGAAGAGAGCAATACCGATAGAATAACACAGCAAAAGCGAACGTATCTTTCAACAAAAATACCTTTACGTAATGCCAATGGGATGATTTATGCGTTATGCGGTATCTCAACGGATATTTCAGAGCGTAAAAAAATTGAAGAGGTGATTCATGATTTAGCCTATCATGATGCACTGACTCGTTTACCAAATCGTAGAATGTTTAATGAACAGTTTGCTCTTATCCTTGCTCAGGCAAAACGGCAGAAAAATCACGGGGCATTAATGGTGATTGATTTGGATAATTTTAAACCCCTCAACGATACGTTTGGACATCATGCAGGAGATGTTTTACTGATGGAAGTTGCTAGACGTTTGAAAGCGTGTGTGCGAGAAGTCGATTTTGTGGGACGTTTTGGTGGGGATGAGTTTATTGTTGTGCTGGGAAATTTGAGTGAAGATAAAGAGCGTGCCAAAGAAGAAGCAATGCAAATTGGCGCAAAAATACGTTTACATGTAAGTCAACCTTATAGTATTGCCCTAGAAGAAGATGGGCTTCAAAAAACAATTACCCACCACTGTACTGCCAGTATTGGTGTGAGGCTTTTTGGTCATAAAAAAGAGCACAAAGAGCAGCTTTTTGTGCAAGCAGACAGTGCGATGTATCAGGCAAAACAAAATGGGCGTAATCGCATTGAATTTTATGAAGAGGAGAATGTATGA
- the rarD gene encoding EamA family transporter RarD — protein MNHFSSQTQGYIYAVLAFLFWGLVPIYFKLIATVSALEILAHRIIWSVVLLFVMILLSRQLGTLKVLLVDIHKLKYLVLSALLVSLNWLVFIWAVGHNMIAESSLGYYINPLVNFALGILFFKERPNFWQKIAIALACIAIMYQVITLGSLPLVSLILAFSFGFYGLIRKYIHLPSMSGLYIETLILFPMALFYIFYLANTQSTAFIFPPNTTSWLLMLAGVVTVIPLLWFNAAATRISLVHLGFFQYIAPTVSFLLAIFVYDEVLVPEKLTSFILIWIALAIFSVDGYFKKRVAKEEK, from the coding sequence ATGAACCATTTTTCAAGCCAAACGCAAGGCTATATTTATGCTGTTTTAGCCTTTCTTTTTTGGGGATTAGTTCCCATCTATTTCAAGCTTATTGCTACCGTATCTGCTTTGGAGATACTCGCACACCGTATCATTTGGTCGGTTGTTTTACTCTTTGTTATGATACTTTTAAGCCGTCAATTGGGCACATTAAAAGTACTTCTTGTAGATATTCATAAACTTAAATATTTAGTACTCTCAGCTTTATTAGTCTCTTTGAATTGGTTGGTGTTTATTTGGGCGGTAGGACACAATATGATTGCAGAATCGAGTTTGGGGTATTACATTAACCCCTTGGTAAATTTTGCCTTAGGTATCCTCTTTTTTAAAGAGCGTCCAAATTTTTGGCAAAAAATCGCCATTGCCCTAGCCTGTATTGCCATTATGTATCAGGTCATTACCTTGGGCTCCTTGCCTCTTGTTTCACTCATTTTAGCGTTTAGTTTTGGCTTTTATGGACTCATTCGCAAATACATTCATCTGCCTTCCATGAGTGGGCTTTACATTGAGACGCTTATCTTATTTCCCATGGCTTTATTCTATATTTTTTATCTTGCCAACACACAAAGCACCGCCTTTATCTTTCCACCCAATACAACCTCATGGCTTTTAATGCTAGCAGGTGTGGTTACGGTGATTCCTCTTTTATGGTTTAATGCTGCGGCCACACGTATTTCACTGGTGCATTTAGGCTTTTTTCAGTACATTGCGCCAACCGTTTCTTTTTTATTAGCTATTTTTGTTTATGATGAAGTTTTAGTTCCTGAAAAACTGACCAGTTTTATTCTCATTTGGATCGCACTGGCTATTTTTAGTGTGGATGGGTATTTTAAAAAAAGAGTTGCAAAAGAGGAAAAATGA
- a CDS encoding response regulator transcription factor, with translation MKILVVEDDEKIASFLKQGLEEERFSVDGCDNGEDALYLAQMNPYDIIILDLMIHGMQGDAVCQKLREQKLTTPIIVLSAKSTINDKVGLLHLGADDYLTKPFSFEELLARIHVQLRKTNDKEPLLKVADLELNPLTKNVTRAQEPISLTAKEYILLEYLMRHKGAIIEEHILAEQLFSQEQSINSNIVSVYMYRLRTKVDKNHPQKLIKTIRNLGYTLNENAL, from the coding sequence ATGAAAATTCTAGTCGTAGAGGACGATGAAAAAATCGCCTCCTTTTTAAAACAAGGACTTGAAGAGGAACGCTTTAGTGTTGATGGGTGCGATAATGGTGAAGATGCGCTTTATTTAGCCCAGATGAACCCTTATGATATTATTATTTTAGACCTGATGATACACGGCATGCAAGGCGACGCGGTGTGCCAAAAATTGAGAGAACAAAAGCTTACGACACCCATCATTGTCCTGAGTGCCAAAAGTACGATCAATGACAAAGTGGGATTGTTGCATTTGGGTGCGGATGATTATCTCACCAAGCCTTTTAGTTTTGAAGAACTTTTAGCACGTATTCATGTCCAACTACGCAAAACAAACGATAAAGAACCTCTGCTTAAAGTCGCTGATTTGGAACTCAACCCCTTAACAAAAAATGTCACACGTGCGCAAGAGCCTATTTCCCTTACGGCTAAAGAGTATATTTTACTAGAATACTTGATGCGCCACAAAGGTGCAATTATAGAAGAACACATCCTTGCGGAGCAGCTTTTTAGTCAAGAACAAAGCATTAATAGCAATATTGTCAGTGTTTACATGTACCGTCTTCGTACCAAAGTGGATAAAAATCATCCGCAAAAACTGATTAAAACCATACGTAACCTAGGATACACCCTCAATGAAAATGCTCTTTAA